One window of the Podospora pseudocomata strain CBS 415.72m chromosome 7, whole genome shotgun sequence genome contains the following:
- a CDS encoding hypothetical protein (COG:O; COG:T; EggNog:ENOG503NYRU) has product MADPLLEFFTQMDIQGGVVVQDSPKFDLDLYIQNYRGRTRFDRLLLIGRSSVKLCVEALKAALAEAKRGRDTQRYRDVFEYLRVAAPNDPDAVFDKKWVDRQDVANHEETQRLLTELKGYKNNLVKESIRMGNEELAKHYEAIGDLNAASEHYSKMRPDVSTAKHVIDVGKHLVRVAIQRREWSMVAPHLVKMTLGGQYPEEERNAQPFIRAASGIALLGQEKYWEAALSFLDADPNVPPKAYNELASRNDIAVYGGLLALATMDRKQLQSMVLENQNFRVFLEPEPHIRRAVTMFVNGRYSACIEILEGYRTDYLLDIYLQKHVSKIYAKIRSKCVVQYLIPFSCVSLDTLEKAFGSPERPIEEELAVMIEEGVLEARIDGIERLVNTVKIDPRAQMQASALVSAENYEKQAIERLRRMAIAAADLELMPTKKQGLHLPLGGDISFGDQEIVMG; this is encoded by the exons ATGGCTGACCCTCTGCTGGAGTTCTTCACCCAGATGGACATccagggtggtgttgtcgttcAGG ATTCCCCCAAATTTGATCTCGATCTCTATATCCAAAACTATCGCGGCCGTACCAGATTcgaccgtctcctcctcatcggccGTAGCTCAGTAAAGCTCTGCGTCGAAGCTCTCAAGgccgccctcgccgaagCCAAGCGTGGCCGCGACACCCAGCGATACAGAGACGTTTTTGAATACCTTCGCGTAGCTGCTCCCAATGACCCCGATGCCGTCTTTGATAAGAAATGGGTAGACAGGCAGGACGTCGCCAACCATGAAGAGACCCAACGGCTGCTCACCGAGCTAAAGGGATATAAGAACAACCTTGTCAAGGAGAGCATCCGG ATGGGCAACGAAGAGCTAGCCAAACATTACGAAGCAATCGGCGACCTCAACGCGGCCTCTGAGCACTACTCCAAAATGCGCCCCGACGTCTCCACGGCGAAGCACGTCATCGACGTCGGCAAGCACCTCGTCCGCGTGGCCATCCAAAGAAGAGAGTGGAGCATGGTCGCGCCCCATCTCGTGAAGATGACGCTCGGGGGGCAGTACCCCGAAGAAGAGCGCAACGCCCAACCGTTCATCCGCGCAGCTTCTGGCAtcgccctcctcggccaAGAAAAATACTGGGAAGCGGCCCTCTCCTTTCTCGACGCCGACCCAAACGTCCCGCCAAAAGCCTACAATGAACTCGCCAGCCGTAACGACATTGCCGTCTATGGCGGTTTGCTTGCGCTGGCGACAATGGACCGCAAGCAGCTCCAGAGTATGGTATTGGAGAACCAGAATTTCAGAGTGTTTCTGGAACCGGAGCCACACATCAGACGGGCGGTGACGATGTTTGTTAATGGGAGGTATTCGGCTTGCATTgagattttggaggggtaCAGGACGGATTATCTGCTGGACATCTACCTCCAGAAGCACGTCAGCAAGATTTATGCCAAGATCAGGAGCAAGTGTGTGGTGCAGTATCTGATTCCGTTTTCGTGCGTGAGCTTGGACACGCTGGAGAAGGCGTTTGGGAGTCCGGAGAGGCcgattgaggaggagctggcggtgatgattgaggagggggtctTGGAGGCGAGGATTGATGGGATTGAGAGG CTCGTCAACACAGTTAAGATTGACCCGAGAGCTCAAATGCAGGCTTCGGCATTGGTTTCTGCCGAGAATTACGAGAAGCAGGCTATTGAGCGGTTGAGAAGGATGGCGATTGCGGCTGCGGATTTGGAGCTGATGCCGACCAAGAAGCAGGGGTTGCATCTCccgcttggtggtgatatttCTTTTGGGGATCAGGAGATTGTGATGGGTTGA